A genome region from Alkalimarinus coralli includes the following:
- a CDS encoding YeaC family protein: protein MTFEEIIQKIDPQIYQNLRTAIELGKWPDGRTLTREQKEISMQAVIYYENQANIDESDRIGFIDRAKVEATPCASSAEPKAVDVINVG, encoded by the coding sequence ATGACATTTGAAGAGATTATTCAGAAAATAGACCCCCAAATATACCAAAATCTGCGCACGGCTATTGAGCTGGGCAAGTGGCCGGACGGCAGAACACTGACTCGAGAGCAAAAAGAGATTTCTATGCAGGCAGTCATTTATTATGAGAACCAGGCAAACATCGATGAGTCTGACCGGATTGGTTTTATTGACAGGGCTAAGGTTGAGGCAACACCTTGTGCGTCCTCTGCAGAGCCAAAAGCAGTCGATGTAATTAATGTGGGTTAG
- a CDS encoding WD40/YVTN/BNR-like repeat-containing protein — protein sequence MRHCFHKLLTQLLVFFLLSVFISSTSHALEDVLDAPAMQTEIAHESLLLDVAEAGKRLVAVGERGHIIYSDDQGSSWTQASVPVSVTLTAVHFPTETHGWAVGHGAIILHSSDAGVTWKKQFDGNLANQQVIDHAEKRVSALEEKLESAPEDQQGDIEFQLEEAQFGLEDAQFDAETGPSKPLLDVWFANENKGFAVGAYGFFFETEDGGKSWFNVSDRIENQDRFHLNAITEVVGGSLFIVGEAGNIFRSNDAGETWDSLDSPYEGSFFGVSGTGNVNEVLVFGLRGNLYRSTDLGARWTRINSNNEATLIAAQHSDDGIIVVVGNSGIVMVSGNSGESFQPVIRENRQALASVHVLKNGNLLLVGEHGVDISGPTGRKL from the coding sequence ATGAGACACTGCTTTCATAAATTACTAACGCAGTTATTGGTTTTTTTCCTACTTTCTGTATTTATCTCGTCTACCAGTCATGCATTAGAAGATGTATTAGATGCGCCTGCAATGCAGACTGAGATAGCTCATGAGTCCCTGTTGCTTGATGTCGCAGAGGCTGGAAAGCGACTCGTTGCGGTTGGTGAGCGCGGGCATATTATTTATTCTGATGACCAGGGTAGTAGCTGGACTCAGGCAAGTGTTCCTGTATCTGTAACCTTAACTGCGGTTCATTTTCCTACTGAAACACATGGTTGGGCTGTAGGGCATGGAGCGATTATTTTGCACTCGAGTGATGCGGGTGTGACATGGAAAAAACAATTTGACGGAAATCTGGCTAATCAGCAAGTTATAGATCACGCCGAAAAGAGGGTGTCTGCTCTTGAGGAAAAGCTTGAATCCGCCCCGGAAGACCAGCAGGGAGATATAGAGTTTCAATTAGAAGAGGCCCAGTTTGGATTAGAAGATGCGCAGTTTGATGCTGAAACCGGGCCAAGTAAGCCTCTGCTTGATGTTTGGTTTGCTAACGAAAATAAAGGGTTTGCTGTTGGCGCATATGGCTTTTTCTTTGAAACTGAAGATGGTGGAAAGAGCTGGTTTAACGTATCAGACCGGATTGAGAATCAAGACCGGTTTCATTTGAATGCAATCACAGAAGTTGTGGGTGGTTCTCTCTTCATTGTTGGCGAGGCGGGTAATATTTTTAGAAGTAATGATGCCGGTGAAACCTGGGATAGTCTTGATAGCCCTTATGAAGGGTCGTTTTTTGGTGTGAGCGGCACGGGTAATGTCAACGAAGTGTTAGTGTTTGGGCTGAGAGGAAACCTCTATAGATCAACTGATCTTGGTGCCAGGTGGACACGTATAAACAGTAATAATGAAGCAACTTTAATTGCTGCCCAGCATAGCGATGATGGCATTATTGTTGTTGTAGGCAATTCCGGTATTGTCATGGTTAGCGGAAATTCTGGTGAGTCTTTCCAGCCGGTTATTCGAGAGAATAGACAGGCGTTGGCCTCTGTTCATGTGCTTAAAAACGGAAATCTTCTGTTGGTGGGTGAGCATGGTGTCGATATTAGCGGGCCTACAGGGCGAAAATTATAG
- a CDS encoding efflux RND transporter permease subunit, with protein sequence MSNPKHDKGEHYLLTPKAEPFLERVIFNNRFFILVMFLFLTAFLGYNAVNIKPDASFERLIPLEHPFIVNMMENREDLENLGNSIKIAVAVEEGDIFTEEYMSTLQKITDEMFYLSGVNRAGLKSLWTPNVRWVEVTEEGFQGGPVIPDGYNGSRDSLESLRQNILKSGQVGSLVADDFKSTIIYAPLFEINPETNEPLDYKAFSLEVEEKIREKYGKPNPNINIHIIGFAKKVGDLIEGIGSIAMFALVTITLTTIFLFWYSRCFAGTIVPVITSIVAVLWQLGILRLLGYGMDPYSVLVPFLVFAIGISHGVQIVNQMAVEAAKGFDAMTSSRLAFRQLYIPGMLALVSDAIGFLTLLFIQIDVIRDLAVAAGVGVAVIIITNLVLHPLIMSYVGISKGGIRHVQNHGEKQDRKWRLMSFFSHPSVAPISILIAILGFGLGIYYQKDLKIGDLDKGAPELRPDSRYNVDNEYIISNYSTSADVLVIMVETEKEKCTDYRVMDAMDRLQWTLENSPGVESTASLVTVSKLVTKALNEGNFKWFDLSRNQTIINSSIQRAPSGLINTNCDMTPVLAFLKDHKAETLDSVVATVEKFVEENPSEDYTFLLGAGNAGVEAATNQVISKAKDMMLFFVYAVVSTLCFITFRSIRAVICIVTPLGLTSVLCEALMAQMGIGIKVATLPVIALGVGIGVDYGIYIYTRLEKLLIEGKPLQEAYFETLRTTGKAVAFTGVTLGVGVFTWIFSPIKFQADMGILLFFMFIWNMIGSLWLLPALARFLLRPDKMVAKAKLSEANAS encoded by the coding sequence ATGTCAAACCCCAAGCATGATAAGGGTGAACACTATCTACTAACACCGAAGGCAGAGCCTTTCCTGGAACGAGTTATTTTTAATAACCGTTTTTTTATTCTGGTTATGTTTCTATTTTTGACCGCGTTTTTGGGTTACAACGCCGTCAATATAAAACCAGATGCATCGTTTGAACGATTGATCCCTCTAGAGCACCCCTTCATTGTTAATATGATGGAGAACCGAGAGGATCTGGAAAACCTTGGAAACTCCATCAAAATAGCGGTTGCAGTAGAAGAAGGCGATATATTCACCGAAGAATATATGAGCACGCTTCAAAAGATCACAGATGAGATGTTTTATCTATCTGGGGTAAATCGAGCTGGGCTTAAATCGTTATGGACCCCCAATGTGCGTTGGGTTGAAGTGACAGAAGAAGGGTTTCAGGGTGGGCCGGTTATCCCTGATGGCTATAACGGTTCAAGGGATAGCTTAGAAAGCCTTCGACAGAACATTCTTAAGTCTGGTCAGGTGGGGAGCCTCGTTGCGGATGACTTTAAATCGACCATTATTTATGCACCTCTTTTCGAAATCAATCCGGAAACTAATGAACCGCTAGACTACAAAGCGTTCTCGTTGGAGGTGGAAGAGAAAATCCGTGAGAAGTACGGCAAACCTAATCCAAATATTAATATACACATTATCGGTTTTGCTAAAAAAGTAGGTGACTTGATCGAAGGTATTGGCTCTATTGCAATGTTTGCTTTGGTGACCATTACACTAACGACAATCTTTTTGTTTTGGTATTCGCGCTGTTTTGCAGGAACGATAGTCCCGGTTATAACCTCAATTGTGGCGGTATTGTGGCAACTGGGTATCTTGAGATTACTGGGGTATGGAATGGATCCATACTCAGTATTAGTGCCGTTCCTGGTCTTTGCTATCGGTATAAGTCACGGGGTTCAGATCGTTAACCAAATGGCTGTAGAAGCGGCTAAAGGTTTTGACGCCATGACCTCTTCAAGGCTCGCATTCAGGCAGCTCTATATTCCCGGAATGTTAGCGCTGGTGAGTGATGCAATTGGCTTCTTAACGCTTCTATTTATTCAGATCGATGTAATAAGAGACCTCGCTGTCGCAGCAGGTGTTGGGGTTGCTGTGATTATTATCACAAACCTTGTTTTGCATCCGCTTATTATGTCGTATGTAGGTATTAGTAAAGGTGGCATTAGGCATGTTCAAAACCATGGGGAGAAACAAGATCGAAAATGGCGCTTGATGTCGTTCTTCTCGCATCCCAGTGTTGCACCAATTTCCATTCTAATAGCGATTCTAGGGTTTGGCCTCGGAATCTATTATCAGAAGGACCTTAAGATTGGTGACTTGGATAAAGGTGCACCTGAGCTTCGCCCCGACTCACGGTACAATGTCGATAATGAGTATATTATCAGTAACTACAGTACCAGTGCTGATGTACTGGTTATTATGGTCGAAACGGAGAAAGAGAAGTGTACTGACTATCGCGTTATGGACGCAATGGACAGGCTTCAGTGGACGTTGGAAAACTCTCCAGGTGTCGAATCAACTGCATCTCTTGTAACTGTTTCAAAGCTGGTTACCAAAGCGCTTAACGAAGGTAACTTCAAGTGGTTTGACTTATCCCGAAACCAGACCATCATCAACTCGTCTATACAGCGCGCACCGTCAGGTCTAATTAACACAAACTGTGACATGACACCTGTTTTGGCATTTTTGAAAGATCATAAAGCTGAAACGCTGGACAGTGTTGTTGCAACGGTAGAAAAGTTTGTTGAAGAAAACCCAAGTGAGGACTACACCTTCTTGCTTGGTGCAGGAAATGCGGGTGTAGAGGCAGCGACAAATCAGGTTATATCAAAAGCTAAAGATATGATGCTGTTTTTTGTCTATGCTGTTGTGAGCACCCTTTGCTTCATAACTTTCCGTTCGATCCGTGCTGTTATTTGTATTGTTACGCCTCTCGGCTTAACGTCTGTATTGTGTGAAGCGTTGATGGCTCAAATGGGGATTGGTATCAAGGTTGCCACACTACCCGTGATAGCGCTGGGTGTGGGGATTGGTGTTGATTACGGCATCTATATTTACACCCGCTTAGAAAAATTGCTGATCGAAGGGAAGCCTCTTCAGGAAGCTTATTTTGAAACGCTACGTACTACGGGTAAAGCGGTAGCATTCACTGGCGTGACTTTGGGTGTGGGCGTATTCACCTGGATATTCTCGCCGATTAAATTTCAGGCCGATATGGGCATACTGCTGTTCTTTATGTTCATCTGGAATATGATTGGTTCTCTCTGGTTGCTGCCTGCATTAGCCAGGTTCTTGCTAAGACCAGACAAAATGGTGGCAAAGGCGAAGCTGTCTGAGGCCAATGCCAGCTAA
- a CDS encoding metallophosphoesterase, with the protein MAKSQGYDLIGDVHGCMMTLVKLLEQLGYSKRNGIYQHPSRKVVFIGDIVDRGPRIREALHIVRDMVEHGFAHIVMGNHEYNALGYCTRARPGSGHTFLREHNERHERLIRETLDQFESYSTEWNDFLDWFYQMPLFLDFEDFRVVHACWDQQLIATFKERYGGNLIDEDFLHASAVKDSFAGQVMDRLLRGTDMRLPNGESIVGKDGFTRHFFRTKFWNNNPEIYQDIVFQPDPLPEHIAQHRLTEDEKRQLLSYESHLPPVFVGHYWMSGTPTPIQPNIACLDYSAVKYGKLVAYRMDGEKTLSKDKFVWVDVVKPEM; encoded by the coding sequence GTGGCGAAATCGCAAGGTTATGATCTGATAGGTGATGTGCATGGTTGCATGATGACACTGGTTAAGTTGCTGGAGCAGCTTGGATACAGCAAGAGAAACGGCATTTATCAGCACCCTAGCAGAAAGGTCGTTTTTATTGGTGATATAGTGGATCGTGGGCCTCGAATTCGAGAGGCGTTGCACATTGTTAGAGATATGGTAGAACATGGTTTTGCGCATATTGTAATGGGGAACCATGAATATAATGCGTTGGGCTATTGCACGAGAGCTCGGCCGGGGAGTGGCCATACCTTCCTGAGAGAGCATAATGAGCGACATGAACGCCTGATTCGGGAGACCCTGGATCAGTTCGAGTCCTACTCTACAGAATGGAATGACTTTCTTGACTGGTTTTACCAGATGCCACTTTTTTTAGACTTTGAAGACTTTAGAGTGGTGCATGCTTGCTGGGATCAGCAGTTAATAGCAACGTTTAAAGAACGATATGGCGGAAATTTAATTGATGAAGATTTTTTGCATGCATCTGCGGTTAAGGATAGCTTCGCAGGGCAGGTAATGGATAGACTTTTGCGGGGCACCGACATGCGACTTCCAAATGGAGAGAGTATTGTTGGCAAGGATGGTTTTACCCGCCACTTTTTTCGAACCAAGTTTTGGAATAATAATCCGGAAATATATCAGGATATTGTATTTCAGCCCGACCCGCTTCCCGAGCATATTGCCCAACACCGGTTGACCGAAGATGAAAAACGACAGTTATTAAGCTACGAATCTCACTTACCGCCGGTGTTCGTCGGGCATTACTGGATGTCTGGTACCCCTACCCCCATTCAACCGAACATTGCGTGCCTGGATTATAGCGCAGTTAAATACGGGAAGTTGGTGGCCTATCGTATGGATGGAGAGAAGACTCTCTCGAAAGACAAATTTGTATGGGTTGATGTTGTTAAGCCTGAAATGTGA
- the pepN gene encoding aminopeptidase N translates to MKEAQPRTIFLKDYKKPPFLIDETVLHFDLNEKNAIVRSRLDVRRNPDADSRPKDLYLDGVELELNSVAVDGVLLNKGQYEELSEGLKVLDVADTFVLECETLIRPQENTCLEGLYKSSSMFCTQCEAEGFRRITYYLDRPDVMSRFKTTICADNSLYPVLLSNGNETDKGDLDNGRHFVTWEDPFRKPCYLFALVAGNLLNIDDQYTTMTGRKVDLRMFVEPQNKDKCEHALNSLKASMKWDEEVYGREYDLDIFMIVAVDDFNMGAMENKGLNIFNSSCVLAKPDTATDATYQRIEAIVAHEYFHNWSGNRVTCRDWFQLSLKEGFTVFRDAEFSADMNSRTVKRIEDVNLLRTAQFAEDAGPMSHPVRPASFIEISNFYTLTIYEKGAEVVGMIHRLLGAELFRKGSDLYFERHDGQAVTTDDFIQAMQDASGKDLTQFKRWYDIAGTPVIDVDYSYDKSAQTFTLTLKQSCPSSNAGDAVEPFHIPFAFALLDSNGCNIPLIQQDDAVFANAPTELVLDFVEQEQTFVFQHIEKTPVPSLLRGFSAPVRLKETHSRDQLLFLMSNETDGFNRWDAGQKLAVDIIRSMSEDYIKGEPLSVDSRLIEAYRGLLISKSIDKALLSKMLLLPSESYLIELSEVANVDAIHHARNFVRDTLANQLKPELMQCYHDNSDLDVPYSADFTSIARRSLKNTALALLLSAGDPDALALAESQYANAENMTDQSASLIALVNSDFSEQREAALKSFYARWSKDPQVVEQWLSIQCGSPKYGTLENVKSLMSHEAFDIKNPNKVRSVIGAFCNQSLVNFHMASGAGYEFLADNVIKLNTLNPQIASRLVTPLTRWKKFDQDRQALMQGQLKRILGEESLSKDVYEVVSKSIK, encoded by the coding sequence ATGAAAGAAGCTCAGCCACGCACCATTTTTCTTAAGGATTATAAAAAACCACCATTCTTGATTGATGAAACCGTACTTCATTTCGATCTTAACGAGAAAAATGCGATTGTCAGATCTCGTTTGGATGTGAGGCGAAATCCTGATGCGGACTCAAGACCGAAAGATCTATATTTAGATGGTGTAGAACTTGAACTTAACTCTGTTGCTGTTGATGGTGTGCTGCTGAACAAGGGACAGTATGAAGAGCTCTCCGAGGGGCTGAAAGTTTTAGATGTTGCAGATACGTTTGTCCTGGAATGTGAAACCTTGATAAGGCCTCAAGAAAATACCTGCTTGGAGGGGCTCTATAAATCTTCATCGATGTTTTGCACGCAGTGTGAGGCGGAAGGGTTTCGCAGAATTACCTATTATCTTGATCGGCCTGATGTTATGTCTCGCTTTAAGACAACTATTTGTGCGGATAATTCTCTTTACCCTGTGTTGTTATCAAACGGAAATGAGACAGATAAAGGCGACCTGGATAATGGGCGGCACTTCGTTACTTGGGAAGACCCATTCAGAAAACCCTGTTACCTGTTTGCATTGGTCGCTGGTAACCTGCTGAATATTGATGATCAATATACCACAATGACCGGTCGCAAAGTCGATCTGCGTATGTTTGTGGAGCCTCAAAACAAAGATAAGTGTGAGCATGCGTTAAACTCTCTTAAAGCCTCTATGAAGTGGGATGAGGAGGTATATGGCCGCGAGTATGATCTTGATATCTTTATGATTGTTGCGGTTGATGACTTTAATATGGGGGCGATGGAGAACAAAGGGCTAAACATATTTAACTCATCCTGTGTTCTGGCCAAACCGGACACGGCCACCGATGCAACGTATCAGCGTATTGAAGCAATCGTGGCTCACGAGTACTTCCACAACTGGTCTGGAAACAGGGTCACTTGTCGAGACTGGTTTCAGCTCAGCTTGAAAGAAGGTTTTACTGTTTTCAGGGATGCTGAATTCTCAGCAGATATGAACTCTCGCACAGTGAAAAGAATTGAAGATGTAAATCTGCTAAGAACGGCGCAGTTTGCAGAAGATGCCGGCCCAATGTCTCACCCCGTCAGACCTGCATCTTTCATCGAGATATCAAACTTTTATACGCTAACGATTTATGAAAAAGGCGCTGAAGTTGTCGGTATGATCCATCGCTTGTTGGGTGCTGAGCTGTTCCGCAAGGGGAGTGATCTTTATTTTGAACGCCATGATGGTCAAGCGGTAACAACGGATGATTTTATACAGGCAATGCAGGACGCGAGTGGTAAAGACCTGACGCAATTCAAACGCTGGTACGATATTGCAGGAACACCGGTAATTGATGTTGATTATAGTTATGACAAGTCAGCTCAGACTTTTACGCTAACACTTAAACAGTCTTGTCCGTCAAGTAATGCTGGAGATGCAGTCGAGCCGTTTCATATACCTTTTGCATTTGCGCTGCTTGACAGTAATGGGTGCAACATTCCTTTAATACAACAGGATGATGCTGTGTTTGCTAACGCACCAACGGAGCTGGTTCTGGATTTTGTCGAGCAGGAACAGACCTTTGTGTTCCAGCATATAGAAAAGACGCCTGTGCCCTCTCTGCTTCGAGGCTTCTCTGCCCCGGTTAGGTTAAAAGAGACTCATAGCCGTGACCAGTTGCTGTTTTTAATGAGCAACGAAACGGATGGTTTCAATCGTTGGGATGCAGGGCAAAAGCTCGCGGTTGATATCATTCGTTCAATGTCAGAAGACTACATAAAAGGAGAACCACTCTCCGTGGACTCCCGGTTAATAGAGGCGTATAGAGGTTTGCTAATAAGTAAATCAATTGACAAGGCGCTGTTGTCAAAAATGCTATTGCTGCCATCTGAGTCTTACCTGATTGAGTTGTCAGAGGTTGCGAATGTTGATGCGATCCATCATGCGCGTAACTTTGTCCGGGACACGCTTGCCAATCAGCTAAAACCTGAACTTATGCAATGCTATCACGATAACTCTGATCTTGATGTGCCGTATAGTGCGGACTTTACATCTATCGCCAGAAGGTCGTTGAAGAACACCGCGTTGGCGTTGTTGCTGTCAGCGGGTGACCCTGATGCTTTAGCCTTGGCTGAATCTCAGTACGCAAACGCTGAAAATATGACCGATCAAAGTGCTTCATTGATCGCGTTGGTTAACTCTGACTTTTCAGAGCAGCGTGAGGCCGCTTTAAAATCTTTCTACGCAAGATGGAGCAAAGACCCTCAAGTTGTTGAGCAGTGGCTGTCTATTCAGTGTGGAAGCCCCAAATATGGGACGTTGGAGAACGTAAAAAGCCTTATGTCTCACGAGGCGTTCGATATTAAGAATCCAAACAAAGTCCGCTCTGTAATTGGTGCATTTTGTAATCAGAGTCTGGTGAATTTCCACATGGCGAGCGGGGCAGGGTATGAGTTTCTTGCAGATAATGTAATTAAACTCAACACGCTTAATCCGCAAATAGCCTCAAGATTAGTTACGCCCTTAACTCGCTGGAAAAAGTTTGATCAAGACCGTCAGGCGCTTATGCAAGGACAGTTAAAGCGAATATTGGGTGAGGAAAGCCTGTCTAAAGATGTTTACGAAGTCGTTTCAAAAAGCATTAAGTAA
- a CDS encoding DUF1329 domain-containing protein: MQKRNILLSGLIIFSLFSAGANAKVSSQEAQKLKGELTPFGAIKAGNEDKTIPEWTGGLTEAPDGYKKSGQHHIDPFPNDKILFTITAQNVEKYKDKLTPGQLALFKTYPTTYKMPVYQSRRTHAAPKWVEENVFKNATTGELVRGGSGIKNAYGGVPFPILSGDESQKGLQAIWNHVTRWRGVFVTRRSSEVNVQRNGDFTPVTSQQEVFFNYYNPEGNEKKLKNVLFYYLSFTKSPARLAGGAVLIHETMDQIKEPRQAWGYNSGQRRVRRAPNLAYDSPIAASDNLRTADDTDLYNGSPDRYDWAYKGLKEVYIPYNSYKLSQGDVEYKDLLGVSHINPDLTRWELHRVHVVEANLKKGSRHIYKKRVFYLDEDSWNAAMVDQYDNRGELWRVSVAFLKNFYELPGVWTALDVFYDLQARRYHVQGLDSEERETRIFENKIPNKRYFKPSSLRRRGR; this comes from the coding sequence ATGCAGAAAAGAAATATACTGCTAAGCGGTTTGATTATATTCTCGCTTTTCTCGGCAGGCGCTAATGCGAAAGTCTCTTCTCAGGAGGCTCAGAAACTGAAAGGTGAGCTTACACCCTTCGGTGCTATCAAAGCCGGAAATGAAGATAAAACAATTCCTGAATGGACTGGAGGGCTGACGGAAGCGCCGGATGGGTATAAGAAGTCTGGCCAGCACCATATTGACCCGTTTCCCAACGACAAAATATTATTTACTATTACTGCGCAAAACGTTGAAAAGTATAAAGATAAGCTAACACCTGGACAGTTAGCGCTTTTCAAAACCTACCCAACGACTTATAAAATGCCGGTGTATCAATCGAGGCGTACGCACGCTGCACCAAAGTGGGTTGAAGAGAACGTATTTAAAAATGCAACCACAGGAGAGTTGGTAAGAGGTGGTAGCGGTATTAAAAATGCCTACGGCGGGGTACCTTTCCCAATCTTAAGTGGTGATGAGAGTCAGAAGGGGCTTCAAGCCATATGGAATCATGTTACTCGCTGGCGTGGCGTGTTTGTTACTCGTCGTTCATCTGAAGTGAATGTGCAGCGAAATGGTGACTTTACACCAGTGACATCTCAGCAAGAGGTGTTTTTTAACTACTACAACCCTGAAGGGAATGAAAAGAAGTTAAAGAACGTTCTGTTTTATTATCTGTCTTTTACGAAGTCTCCAGCTCGTCTGGCGGGTGGGGCGGTACTGATTCATGAAACAATGGATCAGATTAAAGAACCGCGCCAAGCCTGGGGGTACAACTCAGGGCAGCGACGTGTAAGACGAGCGCCAAACCTGGCATACGATTCTCCTATTGCGGCATCTGATAATCTGCGTACGGCTGATGATACCGACTTATATAATGGTTCGCCTGATCGGTACGACTGGGCTTATAAAGGGCTTAAGGAAGTTTATATTCCTTACAACAGCTATAAATTGAGCCAGGGTGATGTCGAGTACAAAGATCTGCTAGGGGTCTCGCACATCAATCCAGACCTTACTCGCTGGGAATTGCACCGAGTGCATGTGGTTGAGGCAAATCTGAAGAAGGGTTCACGTCATATCTACAAGAAACGAGTATTTTACCTCGATGAAGATAGCTGGAATGCTGCAATGGTTGACCAGTACGACAACCGAGGCGAATTATGGCGTGTAAGTGTGGCATTTTTGAAAAACTTCTATGAGCTTCCTGGTGTCTGGACTGCATTAGATGTTTTTTATGACTTGCAGGCTCGTCGTTATCATGTCCAAGGGTTGGATTCAGAAGAGCGTGAAACACGAATCTTTGAAAATAAAATTCCTAATAAGCGATACTTTAAGCCATCATCCCTCCGAAGAAGAGGGCGTTAA
- a CDS encoding rhomboid family intramembrane serine protease: protein MIKVSEIDIDIDLSLFSRWLNSQRVLHRIAEENGFQVVWVEDINAEEPVRSALARYLSDKEFKEQLDNYSAQLTFSFQPKGAAFPRPTPQQAPMTMALICISVIVAFLTGFGEGGPILRSLMIVNPMASEISLLSSKLDMLVMTFAQFELWRVISPDFLHFSAAHLIFNMLMFWFLGGQIERSQGRLRFVALFLVCSIIPNIAQYLEAGPLFGGMSGVVYGLVGYCWLWSRVRPGELVFPPALMGISVVWLIIGYTPLTEALLIGRMANSAHLFGLLMGLLYAFIALSSHSRKGFGT, encoded by the coding sequence GTGATAAAAGTAAGTGAAATTGATATCGATATTGATCTCTCTCTTTTTAGCCGCTGGCTTAATAGTCAACGAGTTCTTCATCGAATCGCGGAAGAAAACGGCTTTCAAGTGGTATGGGTTGAAGACATTAATGCGGAAGAGCCTGTAAGGTCGGCACTGGCGCGCTATCTCAGCGACAAGGAGTTTAAAGAGCAACTCGACAACTACAGCGCTCAACTGACATTTTCGTTTCAGCCAAAGGGCGCAGCGTTCCCCAGACCTACACCGCAGCAGGCACCAATGACAATGGCACTGATATGCATTTCTGTCATCGTAGCGTTCCTCACTGGCTTTGGAGAGGGCGGCCCTATCCTGCGTTCGCTGATGATTGTTAACCCAATGGCGAGTGAGATTTCGCTGTTATCCTCAAAGCTTGACATGCTGGTGATGACCTTTGCCCAGTTTGAACTCTGGCGAGTGATTTCCCCTGACTTTCTTCACTTTAGTGCAGCACATCTTATCTTTAATATGCTTATGTTCTGGTTTCTGGGGGGGCAAATAGAGCGTTCACAGGGGCGGTTGCGCTTTGTTGCTCTTTTTTTGGTCTGCTCAATTATTCCGAATATTGCCCAGTATTTAGAAGCTGGGCCTTTATTTGGCGGAATGTCCGGTGTTGTATATGGGCTCGTTGGCTATTGTTGGTTGTGGAGTCGCGTTAGGCCGGGTGAATTGGTGTTTCCGCCCGCGTTGATGGGGATTAGTGTTGTTTGGTTAATCATTGGTTATACGCCGCTGACAGAGGCGTTGCTAATAGGGCGAATGGCTAACTCTGCGCACCTGTTTGGGTTGTTGATGGGGCTTCTTTACGCCTTTATCGCGCTATCCTCTCACTCAAGAAAAGGCTTTGGAACATAA
- a CDS encoding DUF2797 domain-containing protein produces MAVKLEQPVNYTLALGDSSLSLNELVGHKIKIQYQGKISCCHCGRNTRKSFAQGYCYPCFSKLASCDTCIMSPEKCHYAAGTCREPEWGLKHCMTPHIVYLANSSGIKVGITRETQVPTRWIDQGAIEAIPVFRVSTRHLSGLVEVAFKKHVTDRTNWRAMLKGQVPELDIVEERDRLLALVEDDINRIRDDFPEELVELVDDKQTQMQYPVDVWPQKVVSLNLDKEPEVSGTLMGIKGQYLILDTGCINIRKFGSYHVEISAA; encoded by the coding sequence ATGGCTGTTAAATTAGAACAGCCTGTTAACTACACATTGGCATTGGGTGATTCCTCATTGAGTCTGAATGAGCTTGTGGGTCATAAAATCAAGATTCAGTATCAGGGGAAAATATCCTGCTGTCACTGCGGTAGAAATACGAGAAAGAGCTTTGCACAGGGTTATTGCTACCCTTGCTTTTCAAAGCTGGCATCATGCGACACATGTATTATGAGTCCAGAGAAATGCCATTATGCTGCGGGTACCTGCCGTGAACCCGAATGGGGCTTGAAGCATTGTATGACGCCGCATATCGTTTACCTGGCAAACTCTTCGGGCATAAAAGTCGGGATAACACGAGAAACGCAAGTACCGACCCGGTGGATAGACCAGGGCGCGATTGAAGCCATCCCTGTTTTTCGCGTATCGACCCGGCATTTGTCCGGCTTGGTTGAAGTCGCATTCAAAAAACATGTGACAGATAGAACAAATTGGCGCGCAATGTTAAAAGGGCAGGTACCTGAACTTGATATTGTCGAGGAGCGTGATCGTTTACTGGCGTTAGTCGAGGATGACATCAACCGTATACGGGATGACTTCCCTGAAGAGCTCGTGGAGCTTGTTGATGATAAGCAGACGCAGATGCAATATCCTGTTGACGTATGGCCCCAAAAAGTAGTGTCACTAAACCTGGATAAGGAGCCAGAAGTATCCGGGACGTTAATGGGGATAAAAGGGCAGTACTTGATACTTGACACCGGGTGTATCAATATTCGAAAGTTTGGTTCATACCATGTTGAAATTTCCGCCGCTTAA